A stretch of DNA from Mycolicibacterium celeriflavum:
AACAGGGGAGGTCACGCAGGCTCCCTTCGTTACGGGCCCTCAACCAACCGGTAGGTTAGCGGGTACCGGCGGTATCGCGTCAAGGCATCAGCCACACGAGTTGGCCGCAGAATCGCTGTTTTGGAGGCTACGCAGGTCGTTGGCTATCCTGAAGGGCAATCGCCGACGCTGCACCCCCGCGTGGCGCACGCACTCAACCCCGCAAGAGGAGACCCGATCATGGCTGTGCCCAAGCGCAGGATGTCGCGCGCGAACACCCGTAGCCGGCGTGCGCAGTGGAAGGCCAAGCGCACCGAACTGGTCGGCGTGAACGTCGCCGGCCAGCAGCACAAGGTGCCGCGTCGGCTGCTCAAAGCCGCCCGCCTGGGCCTGATCGACCTCGACCGCCGCTAGCGCTCTGGCTCCATTGCCGGCCGCGCCGGCGGCGCACCTCTCAGGTCACTCTCAGAGAGGGGGGCGACACTGTGGCTGTGCGCATTCTTGTCGTTGATGATGACCGCGCGGTGCGCGAGTCGCTGCGCCGTTCGCTCTCCTTCAACGGTTACTCCGTCGAACTGGCTCAGGACGGCGTCGAGGCACTGGACCTGATCGCCAGTGATCGGCCCGACGCCCTGGTGCTCGATGTGATGATGCCGCGGTTGGACGGCCTCGAGGTGTGTCGCCAGTTGCGTAGCACCGGCGACGACCTGCCGATCCTGGTGTTGACGGCGCGGGACTCGGTCTCCGAGCGCGTCGCGGGCCTCGATGCCGGTGCCGACGACTACCTACCGAAGCCGTTCGCCCTCGAGGAACTCCTGGCTCGCATGCGGGCGCTGCTGCGCCGCACCGGGCCCGAAGACGACGGCGCCGAGTCGGCCGCCATGACGTTCTCCGATCTTTCGCTCGACCCCGTCACCCGCGAGGTCACCCGGGGTCAACGCCCGATCAGCCTGACCCGCACCGAGTTCGCGCTGCTCGAGATGCTCATCGCCAACCCCCGCCGGGTGCTTACCCGCAGTCGCATCCTCGAAGAGGTGTGGGGATTCGACTTCCCGACCTCCGGCAACGCCCTCGAGGTGTACGTCGGCTATTTGCGCCGCAAGACCGAAGCCGAAGGAGAGCCGCGACTGATCCACACCGTGCGCGGGGTGGGTTATGTGCTGCGCGAAACGCCTCCCTGATGTCCGCACCGAGTTACGGGTCTGCCCCCCAACCTGATTCGCGTTATCCGCAGTCGAGAACGAGTTCGGTGTCGCTGCGGTGGCGCGTGATGCTGCTGGCGATGTCGATGGTGGCGATGGTCGTGGTGCTGATGGCGGTGGCGGTTTGGGCGGTGGTGTCCCGCGCGCTCTACGACGACGTCGACAACCAACTGCGCACCCGGGCCCGTCTGCTGATCGAGAGCGGATCGCTGCAGGCCGACCCGAGCAAGGCGATCGAGGGCACCGCGTACTCGGACGTCAACGCGATGCTGGTGATCCCCGGCCGGGCCATCTTCACGGCCAACCAGCAGGGGCAGACGCTGCCGCTGGGCGAACCCGAGAAGGCGGTGCTGCGCGGAGACCTGATCATGTCGCTGCGCACGGCCGACCATCAGCGGGTGCTGGCGATGCATCTGTCCAACGACAGCTCACTGTTGATCTCCAAGAGCATGGTGCCGACCGCACAACTGCTCCGGCGCCTCAGCACGGTGCTGATGATCGTCGGCGGAGTCGGTGTTGCGGTGGCCGCCATCGCCGGTGGTGCTGTCGCGCGTGCGGGCCTGCGACCCGTGGCACGGTTGACCGAAGCCGCCGAACGGGTGGCGCGCACCGACGACCTGCGGCCGATTCCGGTGTTCGGCAGCGACGAACTCGCCCGCCTCACCGAGGCGTTCAACATGATGTTGCGTGCGCTGGCGGAGTCCCGGGAACGCCAAGCCCGCCTGGTCACCGATGCCGGGCACGAACTGCGCACACCGCTGACGTCGTTGCGCACCAATGTCGAACTGCTGATGGCGTCGATGGCCCCCGGTGCGCCGCGGTTGCCGGAGGAGGAGATGGCGGATCTGCGCGCCGACGTGATCGCCCAGATCGAGGAACTGTCGACATTGGTCGGCGATCTGGTTGACCTGACGCGCGACGACGCGAGCGTCACCGTGCATGAATCGGTCGACGTCGCCGAGATCGTGGACCGGTCGCTGGAACGAGTTCGCCGCCGCCGCAACGACATCGACTTCGAGACGGCGACTACTTCGTGGGTCGTCTACGGCGACGAGGCGGGGTTGGGTCGCGCCGTGCTCAACCTGCTCGACAACGCCGCGAAGTGGAGCCCGCCGGGCGGCCGGGTGGTGGTGCGCCTGCACCAGGTCGATCCCATGTACGCCGAGTTGGTCGTCTCCGACTACGGCCCCGGCATTCCGCCTCAGGAGCGGTCGCTGGTGTTCGAGCGCTTCTACCGGTCGACGACGGCGCGGTCGATGTCCGGCTCGGGCCTCGGGTTGGCGATCGTCAAACAGGTTGTGCTCAAGCACGGTGGTTCGCTGCGCATCGAGGACACCGTGCCCGGCGGCAATCCACCGGGCACGTCGGTGCACGTGGTGCTGCCGGGGCGGCCCACGCTGGAAGTTTCCCCCGAGCGCAGCGTGCCCCGACACGCGCCCGCCGAGTAGCCCCGTGGCGGGTCCCCATCGACGATGATTGACCTCGGCGGGAAAAGGGGACGAATTTGGGTGTGTCCCGAACGTTCTCTAAGTGGATTCTCAGCCCGACTGGGCACTGTTGACCATGCGTCCAGCGTTGTGCAGATATCGGACCCCAGAAGAAAAGGAACAGCCCGAGCGACATGACGAACCACCCGAGGTACTCGCCGCCCCCGCCGCCCGGCCGTCGACCGATCGGTCCTGAGCATGCCGCGCCCGGCTACCCGGGTGCCGCCCAGCGCCCCGGCGCGTACCCGCAGCAGCCGTATGACTGGCGTTACACAACCCAACAGCATGCGACCCAGCAGCACACACCCCAACAGTATTTCCGTGCGCCCTACGACCCCTACCGCGGCGCGCCACAGCCGCTAGCCGGCCAGTCGCCGCAAAAGCGTTCTCGCGCAGGCGCTTTGACCGCCGGCGCAGTGGCAATCGCGGTGGTCTCCGCCGGCATCGGCGGCGGGACGGCGCTGCTGGTGCAGCCGGACGGGCAGTCGGCGACCTCGTCGATCGGTGGGGCCGCGCCCAGCGTGCCCGCCGCCAGCCTGCCGTCGGGCACCGTCGAACAGGTCGCCGCGAAAGTGGTGCCCAGCGTGGTGAAGCTCGAGACCGACATGGGCCGGGCGTCCGAAGAGGGCTCCGGGGTCATCCTGTCCTCCGACGGCTTGATCCTGACCAACAACCACGTGGTCTCGGCCGCTCAGGCCGCCCCGGGCGGCGGTCCCGCCGGTGGGCCGACCAAGGTCACCTTCTCCAACGGTCGCACCACCTCGTTCACCGTCGTCGGCACCGACCCGAGCAGCGACATCGCGGTGGTGAAAGCGCAGGGCGTATCGAATCTGACCCCGATCGCCATCGGATCGTCTTCGGACCTGCGGGTCGGTCAGGACGTGATCGCTGTCGGCTCGCCACTGGGCCTGGAGGGCACCGTGACCACGGGCATCATCAGCGCGCTGAACCGGCCCGTCGCCGCGAGCGGAGATGCCCGCAATCAGAACACCGTGCTCGACGCGATCCAGACC
This window harbors:
- the rpmF gene encoding 50S ribosomal protein L32 → MAVPKRRMSRANTRSRRAQWKAKRTELVGVNVAGQQHKVPRRLLKAARLGLIDLDRR
- the mprA gene encoding two-component system response regulator MprA, with amino-acid sequence MRILVVDDDRAVRESLRRSLSFNGYSVELAQDGVEALDLIASDRPDALVLDVMMPRLDGLEVCRQLRSTGDDLPILVLTARDSVSERVAGLDAGADDYLPKPFALEELLARMRALLRRTGPEDDGAESAAMTFSDLSLDPVTREVTRGQRPISLTRTEFALLEMLIANPRRVLTRSRILEEVWGFDFPTSGNALEVYVGYLRRKTEAEGEPRLIHTVRGVGYVLRETPP
- a CDS encoding HAMP domain-containing sensor histidine kinase, whose protein sequence is MSAPSYGSAPQPDSRYPQSRTSSVSLRWRVMLLAMSMVAMVVVLMAVAVWAVVSRALYDDVDNQLRTRARLLIESGSLQADPSKAIEGTAYSDVNAMLVIPGRAIFTANQQGQTLPLGEPEKAVLRGDLIMSLRTADHQRVLAMHLSNDSSLLISKSMVPTAQLLRRLSTVLMIVGGVGVAVAAIAGGAVARAGLRPVARLTEAAERVARTDDLRPIPVFGSDELARLTEAFNMMLRALAESRERQARLVTDAGHELRTPLTSLRTNVELLMASMAPGAPRLPEEEMADLRADVIAQIEELSTLVGDLVDLTRDDASVTVHESVDVAEIVDRSLERVRRRRNDIDFETATTSWVVYGDEAGLGRAVLNLLDNAAKWSPPGGRVVVRLHQVDPMYAELVVSDYGPGIPPQERSLVFERFYRSTTARSMSGSGLGLAIVKQVVLKHGGSLRIEDTVPGGNPPGTSVHVVLPGRPTLEVSPERSVPRHAPAE
- a CDS encoding S1C family serine protease, translated to MTNHPRYSPPPPPGRRPIGPEHAAPGYPGAAQRPGAYPQQPYDWRYTTQQHATQQHTPQQYFRAPYDPYRGAPQPLAGQSPQKRSRAGALTAGAVAIAVVSAGIGGGTALLVQPDGQSATSSIGGAAPSVPAASLPSGTVEQVAAKVVPSVVKLETDMGRASEEGSGVILSSDGLILTNNHVVSAAQAAPGGGPAGGPTKVTFSNGRTTSFTVVGTDPSSDIAVVKAQGVSNLTPIAIGSSSDLRVGQDVIAVGSPLGLEGTVTTGIISALNRPVAASGDARNQNTVLDAIQTDAAINPGNSGGALVNMNAELIGINSAIATLGADAGPQAQSGSIGLGFAIPVDQAKRIADELIKNGTAAHASLGVQVGTDASIDGARIVEVVDGGAAAAAGLPSGVVVTKVDDRVISSADALVAAIRSRAPGDKVTLSYLDPSGKTRSVQVTLGKAQQ